The Sesamum indicum cultivar Zhongzhi No. 13 linkage group LG6, S_indicum_v1.0, whole genome shotgun sequence genome has a segment encoding these proteins:
- the LOC105164107 gene encoding probable copper-transporting ATPase HMA5, with translation MAAKFLSLACIRPNDSGNLSPRPHYPSMPKYPKGVTVSSDEEKFVQGSESKALFSVTGMTCSACAGSVEKAVKRLPGIKEAVVDVLNNRAQVTFYPAFVNEETIRETIEDVGFEASLIKEEMNEKSSGICRIRIKGMTCTSCSTTVESSLQTLPGVQRAQVALATEEAEVRYDPKILTYSHIVQAIEDTGFEAILISTGEDRSKIHLQVDGMHRESSIRIVGNSLQALPGVQDMSFDPELNKLSVSYQPDLTGPRNFIEVIESTGSGRYKAKIFPEGGSRGAHRVEEIKQYYKSFLWSLVFTIPVFLTSMIFMYIPGIKHGLDTKIVNMLTIGEIIRWILSTPVQFIVGRRFYIGAYKALRHGSANMDVLIALGTNAAYFYSVYSVLRAFSSPSFESTDFFETSSMLISFILLGKYLEVLAKGKTSEAIEKLMDLAPETATLLTLDSDGNVLNEEEIDSRLIQKNDILKIVPGAKVACDGFVIWGQSHVNESMITGESRPVAKRQGDMVIGGTVNTNGVLHIKATKVGSESALAQIVRLVESAQMAKAPVQKLADRISKFFVPLVIILSFSTWFAWFLAGKLNGYPKSWIPSSMDSFQLALQFGISVMVIACPCALGLATPTAVMVGTGVGASQGVLIKGGQALESTHKVNCIIFDKTGTLTVGKPVVVNTRLLKNMVLKEFFELVAAAEVNSEHPLAKAIVEHAKKFRQEEEGSVWPEALNFESITGHGVKAVVRNKEVLVGNKSLMVDHDISISLDAEDVLAETESLAQTGILVSIDRELVGILAISDPLKPGAREVISFLKSMRVNSIVVTGDNWGTANAIAKEIGIDTVIAEAKPEHKAEKVKELQAAGNIVAMVGDGINDSPALVAADVGLAIGAGTDIAVEAADIVLMKSNLEDVITAIDLSRKTFTRIRLNYLWALGYNILGIPIAAGALFPSIHFRLPPWIAGAAMAASSVSVVCSSLLLKYYKRPKQLETLEIRGITVV, from the exons ATGGCGGCGAAGTTTCTATCACTGGCATGCATAAGGCCGAACGACAGCGGGAATTTGTCCCCCCGCCCCCACTATCCTTCAATGCCCAAGTATCCGAAGGGCGTCACGGTTTCATCTGATGAGGAAAAATTCGTGCAAGGATCGGAGTCCAAGGCGCTTTTCTCGGTCACCGGAATGACGTGTTCCGCCTGCGCCGGCTCGGTGGAGAAGGCCGTCAAACGCCTCCCCGGCATCAAGGAGGCGGTGGTTGATGTCTTGAACAACCGCGCCCAAGTGACGTTTTATCCTGCTTTTGTCAAT GAGGAAACAATCCGTGAGACAATTGAAGATGTTGGGTTCGAAGCCTCATTgattaaagaagaaatgaatgagaAATCCTCTGGAATATGTAGGATTCGCATAAAAGGAATGACTTGCACTTCTTGTTCCACAACAGTGGAATCTAGTTTGCAAACTTTACCTGGTGTACAAAGAGCGCAAGTTGCATTAGCAACTGAAGAAGCTGAAGTCCGTTATGATCCAAAGATCTTGACTTACAGCCATATCGTGCAAGCCATAGAAGATACTGGATTTGAGGCTATTCTCATCAGCACAGGGGAGGATAGGTCCAAAATACATCTGCAAGTTGATGGAATGCACAGAGAAAGTTCCATTAGAATAGTTGGGAATTCTCTTCAAGCATTGCCAGGAGTTCAAGATATGAGCTTTGATCCAGAGCTTAACAAGTTATCAGTTTCTTACCAACCAGACTTGACGGGACCGAGAAATTTTATCGAAGTTATAGAGTCAACTGGTTCTGGACGTTacaaagcaaaaatatttcCTGAAGGAGGGTCAAGAGGAGCTCATAGAGTGGAGGAAATCAAACAGTACTACAAATCCTTCCTTTGGAGTCTGGTTTTCACCATCCCTGTCTTTCTAACGTCCATGATCTTCATGTATATCCCTGGTATCAAGCATGGGCTGGACACTAAGATAGTGAACATGCTTACGATTGGGGAGATAATAAGGTGGATATTGTCCACACCAGTTCAGTTCATCGTCGGTCGACGATTCTATATAGGTGCATACAAAGCATTAAGACATGGCTCAGCAAATATGGATGTCCTGATTGCACTGGGAACAAATGCTGCTTATTTCTATTCGGTTTACTCAGTGTTGAGAGCCTTCTCTTCTCCAAGTTTTGAGTCAACTGATTTTTTTGAAACCAGTTCAATGctcatttcttttatattactGGGGAAGTATCTGGAGGTTTTGGCAAAGGGGAAAACTTCTGAAGCCATAGAGAAGCTCATGGACCTGGCTCCTGAAACAGCAACCCTGTTAACCTTAGACAGTGATGGAAATGTCTTGAATGAGGAAGAAATAGACAGTCGACTAATACAAAAGAATGACATCCTGAAGATCGTCCCTGGTGCGAAAGTAGCTTGTGATGGATTTGTTATCTGGGGACAAAGTCATGTAAATGAGAGCATGATTACTGGAGAATCCAGGCCAGTTGCAAAAAGGCAAGGTGACATGGTGATTGGAGGGACAGTGAATACAAATGGGGTGCTACACATAAAAGCGACGAAGGTTGGATCAGAGAGTGCTCTTGCTCAAATTGTTCGATTGGTTGAATCGGCACAAATGGCAAAAGCTCCAGTCCAAAAGCTTGCTGATCGCATTTCCAAATTCTTTGTCCCTTTA GTtataattctttcattttccacTTGGTTTGCCTGGTTTTTAGCCGGAAAACTAAATGGATATCCTAAATCTTGGATCCCTTCTTCCATGGATAGCTTCCAGCTCGCACTTCAGTTTGGCATTTCTGTCATGGTCATAGCCTGCCCATGTGCACTTGGCTTGGCTACTCCAACGGCTGTTATGGTTGGCACTGGAGTTGGTGCTTCTCAAGGAGTCTTAATTAAAGGTGGCCAGGCATTAGAAAGCACTCACAAG GTGAACTGTATAATATTCGACAAGACAGGAACTCTTACAGTTGGAAAGCCAGTGGTTGTCAACACAAGGCTCTTGAAAAACATGGTTCTTAAAGAGTTCTTTGAACTAGTTGCTGCTGCTGAG gTAAACAGTGAGCACCCACTAGCCAAAGCAATTGTTGAGCATGCTAAAAAGTTCAGGCAAGAAGAAGAGGGCTCTGTTTGGCCTGAAGCCCTAAACTTTGAATCCATAACTGGTCATGGTGTGAAGGCTGTTGTTCGGAATAAAGAGGTCCTTGTTGGAAATAAGAGCTTAATGGTGGATCACGATATCAGTATTTCACTTGATGCTGAAGATGTGCTTGCAGAAACCGAAAGCTTGGCTCAAACTGGGATTCTTGTATCTATTGACAGGGAGCTTGTTGGCATTCTTGCCATCTCTGATCCATTGAAGCCTGGTGCTCGTGAAgtcatttcttttctaaaatctATGAGAGTGAACAGTATAGTAGTGACAGGTGACAACTGGGGGACTGCAAATGCAATTGCCAAGGAAATCGGCATAGATACTGTCATTGCAGAGGCCAAACCCGAACATAAAGCAGAGAAAGTTAAGGAACTACAG GCTGCAGGCAATATTGTGGCAATGGTGGGAGATGGAATCAATGACTCACCTGCCCTCGTAGCTGCAGATGTTGGGCTTGCAATCGGCGCAGGCACCGACATTGCTGTTGAGGCGGCTGATATTGTGCTGATGAAGAGCAATTTGGAGGATGTTATAACCGCCATAGACTTATCAAGAAAAACGTTTACCAGAATCCGCCTTAACTATCTCTGGGCATTAGGATACAACATCCTCGGCATCCCCATTGCCGCTGGGGCACTTTTCCCTTCGATTCATTTCCGCCTGCCACCCTGGATTGCCGGAGCAGCAATGGCAGCCTCTTCAGTTAGTGTAGTCTGCAGCTCTCTCTTGCTGAAGTATTACAAGAGGCCTAAGCAGCTGGAAACTCTTGAAATAAGAGGGATCACTGTTGTCTAG